The DNA segment TTTGAAGCAGAAAGACTTTAATGTCAAAAAGAGAGAAGACGTTTATTAGACAAACGCGCCACAATTTtgaaagtgtattttttaagaaattgatATCGAGGACTAGCCGGTCCTTGATGAACTCGTCAAGTAACAAACCCAGCACTCTCACTCTTTGTATATCGAAGAGCCCCTGCCGGTATTCCGCTAGAGATCCGAGATTAAGACATTGGTCAAGAGAACTAATCGTCTCTTCCACGTAGACAAACTTAACTCGCTCATTGAAAGCGACTTAATTCTTCTATACGAAGATCACACGGTTCCAAGTACGTACTTAAAACCGTACTTAAAACGCGTGGAATGGAAACGGAAAGAACGTACGCAAATGGAATACCAGGTAAAGATAGAGTCAAACATGAACAAAGCGTACCGTCTGAAGAGGAGAAGAATACGTCTCCGCTGTTAATCAAGAATGACATCAAGTACATCGATTCCGTTCATGACAGCAAGTGCGATGTCAGAAACTCGGACAACAATGACCTAAATACAGTGAATGCGATGAAAACGGACGAAAAGAAGGATACACTAAGTGTTGCGTATAACAAAGATGATGACGATGCAAAGTCAACTAATGAAAGAGTTACATTTTTGGGCGTTGGTGATGCAGATAGTATATGTTCTAGTAAAGACAATGAACAAGAACCACAGATACCGGATGGGGGATGGGGCTGGGTGGTCGTAGCAGCCTCTTTTCTTATCGCCACGGTGGCTGATGGCTCGGCATTTTCTTACGGTTTACTGCAGATTAAATTTGTGGACTTCTTTGAAACAAGCGAAGCAAAGACTTCATTGATTGGCAGTCTTTTTATATCGGTTCCATTGATAGCTGGGCCTATAATGAGCGCTCTTGTCGATCGATACGGCTGTAAGAGGATGACTATGGTTGGTGGAGTTTTTTCCACTGTTGGATTTGTTGCTGCCTCCTACAGTAACACAGTTGAAGCGTTGTACGTTACGTATGGTATAATCGCTGGATTAGGAATGGGGTTACTGTATGTAACTGCCGTGGTATCTATAGCATACTGGTTTGAAAAAAGACGTAACCTAGCAGTAGGTTTAGGATCATGCGGTGTTGGATTTGGTACCTTTGTGTACTCACCCCTGACGACATATTTGTTGGACGAGTACGGTTGGAGAGGAACTCTGCTTCTTTTGGCTGGCACAGTACTTAATGTGTGCGTTTGTGGAGCAGTAATGAGAGATCCAGAGTGGCTAATCATAGagcaaaaaaaacaaaggaaaCTTAGTAAAGCTAAAAGAGCATGCAGTTATACTTCGATATCAGCAAGGTCTGCGAAATCATGTGGCGGGGAGTCAATATACCCTGGAGTTGAAGAGTTGAAGTCATTAATGAATAGTGGTGATACACCCGAAGACATTCTTATGGCCTTAGTTTCATCTATAGCAGAAGCAGAAAACGTAGAAGAGGCAACAAAAAGAAATGCGGATTCGTCGCAACTACAAAAGGGCAGTTCCGTCATTAATTTGCCTACATTCTTGCGACAAAATGAAAGGGTATgcttttatgtatataaacgtTAGTTAAACTTATAACAACCCAACGTTGTAAGTTCTGAAATAtgaacctttttaggtctgagatttctgtatctgtttcatgatcatttgtcaatctaattggcaagtaggtgatcaaacTCCTGTgcgtgacacacgccgtcgactattTGGGTTTAGacgctggtttcctcacgatgttattcttcaccattcgaggaatgttatttattattaaatgtgcGTATAAACAGAAGGTCCTTTGCTGCACAGTCAGGGATCGAACCTTACGCATGAGAGTttcacgctgaagccactaagccaacactgcagATAATtactacaatttaaaaatgtacatttttaatactattatttttctttcaggTACCAATTGAAGTATTGG comes from the Pieris brassicae chromosome 4, ilPieBrab1.1, whole genome shotgun sequence genome and includes:
- the LOC123708130 gene encoding monocarboxylate transporter 14-like, coding for METERTYANGIPGKDRVKHEQSVPSEEEKNTSPLLIKNDIKYIDSVHDSKCDVRNSDNNDLNTVNAMKTDEKKDTLSVAYNKDDDDAKSTNERVTFLGVGDADSICSSKDNEQEPQIPDGGWGWVVVAASFLIATVADGSAFSYGLLQIKFVDFFETSEAKTSLIGSLFISVPLIAGPIMSALVDRYGCKRMTMVGGVFSTVGFVAASYSNTVEALYVTYGIIAGLGMGLLYVTAVVSIAYWFEKRRNLAVGLGSCGVGFGTFVYSPLTTYLLDEYGWRGTLLLLAGTVLNVCVCGAVMRDPEWLIIEQKKQRKLSKAKRACSYTSISARSAKSCGGESIYPGVEELKSLMNSGDTPEDILMALVSSIAEAENVEEATKRNADSSQLQKGSSVINLPTFLRQNERVPIEVLEQLKSNERLYSIVLQNYPSLLALRTSSETKLPIESPKKDGKTKISKKEKKEFEKKMENVKDKLLQPIPENNVITPKARQDWFTRNIQADHNYLRGIRVHRNSIMHRGAMMNIAKYKLRASSCPDIYKNSMWSVKEEEDKTWGRRFLDIINKTFDFNMFTEFHFLMMNLSTLVLFIWFIVPYFYISTFMEESGYTETQGALMLSTFGVATIIGIVGLGWMGDLPWVNITKTYGLCLVLCGGTIVLFPVLIRLMDPKETYSFYILTLNAFIFGLTFSSSYSYTPSILVELIALERFTMAYGLVLLSQGVGHLIGPPMAGALRDRTGYWDAAFYVAGIWVVVSGLLVAVIPYTKNFRIIGDAPLAKEAAGEPDPNVKIIIAH